One window of the Pelmatolapia mariae isolate MD_Pm_ZW linkage group LG15, Pm_UMD_F_2, whole genome shotgun sequence genome contains the following:
- the LOC134642984 gene encoding F-box only protein 30-like isoform X1 has protein sequence MRFIWVTHLKRDASKKDCGLSSSRVTPHHSGLKMEEDHVHCMSCFNQRCTVKAETGASCELITCPLVCGAVFHSCKVDEHQLMCPLMRIPCLNSGYGCPATLVRNQMYAHLEVCPAGLVCCTMEWNRWPVSCLDYTSYESLSRGVEEVEQLDMALALQDQRTLLESLKVIAMAPTAQGEPLVSVSKENRATHSTLQTCAPKASSFIQSPSPLPATHQAQPPPPGSAKEKIFSGINGLNEEHFGKLYEATVETARSLAAALDFVSSASSGETSAERVNKEAAVQKSRLSNNGDFQNGLEDETHAASDSLHKSGIKEESVCSSCLSGNGSLKETDVMIVNTANGPFLGSPEACLETTCPIEVQDNSHADDSQELLARQMAPPLHVRKPVAQRAGHIVLEDRGLFLSENHGVERNYQTFRGPSQSSFSNGQMGVTPGRSLSRLQPVMEDKAVDTSELEQDDDPMGLGEIDLITAALLFCLEESRECRRISDTVYIDGYHVNFGTQTFTFPAAILVTNTRVGDMASASACDHAAPQISYPSPFRTLRLGLVLEALEVEAVPHNRYLPPNPRYQHMFPFVCGQSFRRDQFSSHFTNVHGDIHAGLNGWMEQRCPLAYYGCTFSQRRFYPSVQGAKVIHDRHLKSFGVQLCPKAKLPGDSQSDQFSGLPIEILWHIAGFLDSFSLCQLSLVSRTMREVCASLLQTRGVVDLQWERRQSPGPHGTVSWQTKNKVWRFSTAFSPVLSWGFTDVPSMSNHLKKCHFNTVEHKNEPVPLPAMCTARDGHSLRRVLRHVNI, from the exons ATGCGCTTTATTTGGGTCACACATCTGAAAAGAGATGCTAGTAAAAAA GACTGTGGACTGTCTTCTTCCAGAGTCACTCCCCATCACTCTGGTCTGAAGATGGAAGAGGACCATGTTCACTGTATGTCCTGTTTTAACCAGAGGTGCACGGTCAAAGCTGAAACAGGAGCTTCTTGCGAGCTTATAACGTGTCCTTTGGTTTGTGGGGCTGTTTTTCACTCCTGCAAAGTGGATGAACATCAACTTATGTGCCCACTGATGAGGATTCCTTGCCTAAACAGTGGATATGGTTGCCCCGCCACCCTGGTGCGCAACCAGATGTATGCTCACCTGGAAGTGTGTCCAGCTGGACTTGTGTGCTGTACTATGGAGTGGAACAGATGGCCTGTTAGCTGCCTGGATTATACTTCCTATGAAAGCCTGAGCCGTGGTGTGGAAGAGGTGGAGCAGCTGGACATGGCACTTGCCCTTCAGGACCAGCGTACACTGCTGGAGTCCCTCAAGGTGATTGCCATGGCACCTACTGCACAAGGAGAGCCACTTGTCAGTGTTAGTAAAGAGAACAGAGCGACACACTCCACTTTACAAACATGTGCTCCTAAGGCCTCCTCATTTATTCAGTCACCTTCCCCGCTGCCAGCCACTCATCAAGCACAGCCACCCCCACCAGGCTCAGCAAAGGAGAAAATTTTCAGTGGAATTAATGGCTTGAATGAGGAGCACTTTGGTAAACTGTATGAGGCCACAGTTGAGACTGCAAGAAGCTTAGCTGCTGCTTTAGACTTTGTTAGCAGTGCCAGCTCTGGTGAAACCAGTGCAGAGCGTGTGAACAAAGaagctgctgtacagaaaaGTAGATTGAGCAACAACGGAGACTTTCAGAATGGACTGGAAGACGAAACACATGCAGCTTCAGATAGTTTGCATAAAAGCGGCATTAAGGAGGAAAGTGTTTGTTCAAGCTGTTTGAGTGGAAATGGGTCTCTAAAAGAAACAGATGTAATGATTGTGAATACAGCCAATGGACCATTTTTAGGGTCACCTGAGGCTTGTCTTGAGACGACCTGTCCCATTGAGGTTCAAGATAACTCGCATGCTGATGACTCTCAAGAATTACTTGCCCGTCAAATGGCACCTCCACTCCATGTCAGAAAGCCTGTGGCACAGAGGGCTGGTCATATCGTTCTAGAAGATAGAGGGCTCTTTCTTTCAGAAAACCATGGGGTCGAGAGAAACTACCAGACCTTTAGGGGCCCAAGCCAATCTTCATTTTCTAATGGTCAGATGGGTGTCACTCCAGGCAGGTCATTGTCTAGGTTACAACCCGTAATGGAGGACAAGGCAGTGGATACTTCAGAGCTAGAGCAGGATGACGACCCCATGGGTCTAGGAGAGATCGATCTGATCACAGCAGCCCTGCTCTTCTGTTTAGAGGAGTCTAGAGAGTGCAGAAGGATCTCTGATACAGTCTATATTGATGGTTACCATGTTAACTTTGGCACACAGACTTTCACCTTTCCTGCTGCAATCTTAGTAACTAACACCAGAGTGGGTGACATGGCCTCTGCTTCTGCCTGCGACCATGCTGCCCCACAGATCTCCTACCCCAGCCCTTTCCGTACCCTCCGCTTAGGTCTTGTCCTGGAAGCTCTGGAGGTCGAGGCAGTCCCCCATAACCGTTACCTCCCTCCTAACCCCCGCTACCAGCATATGTTCCCCTTTGTCTGTGGTCAGTCATTCCGCCGGGACCAGTTTTCATCCCATTTCACAAATGTCCACGGTGACATTCACGCTGGTCTCAATGGTTGGATGGAGCAACGCTGCCCCCTGGCATATTATGGCTGCACGTTTTCCCAAAGAAGATTTTACCCATCTGTCCAGGGGGCAAAGGTGATTCATGACAGGCACCTCAAATCCTTTGGAGTCCAGCTTTGCCCTAAAGCAAAACTTCCAGGTGACTCCCAGTCAGACCAGTTTAGTGGGCTTCCTATTGAGATACTGTGGCACATAGCTGGATTCCTGGACAGTTTCAGCTTGTGCCAGCTGTCACTGGTATCAAGGACTATGAGGGAAGTGTGTGCCAGCCTCCTTCAGACCAGGGGTGTAGTGGACCTGCAGTGGGAGCGAAGACAAAGCCCTGGTCCTCATGGCACTGTGTCATGGCAGACGAAAAATAAA GTGTGGCGATTCAGCACTGCCTTCAGCCCGGTGTTATCGTGGGGCTTCACTGATGTCCCCAGCATGTCGAACCACCTTAAGAAGTGCCACTTCAACACTGTGGAGCATAAGAACGAGCCTGTACCCCTTCCCGCCATGTGCACCGCACGGGATGGACACTCACTCCGTCGCGTCCTACGCCATGTTAACATCTGA
- the LOC134643407 gene encoding hydroperoxide isomerase ALOXE3-like, whose product MAEYKLEVTTGDMKHAGTMDNIYITLFGTEGQSDRTKLDNLGIDFKSGKTGAYTIKTSMSLGKLLLVKAEKDPFFLISEDEWYCSRIVVTTPEGDVVLFPCHRWISRGELVELRGGRAMKVFEDDHPLLIDHRRNELLDKKKLYQWEITDEKLPHHSHFKNVSEFPAELRFSAAKSDEMLHTKRMIGAELIFKGLVGSTKQWKNTDDIKKTFWFKKTTISEYVMQHWKDDDLFGFQFLNAINPNVIKRCSELPPNFPVTEEMVKPFLRDGTSLKQEMGKGNIFICDQKIMDGIPTRTYDGHPLHVTAGLCLFYMNPENKLMPIAIQLHQQPSEQNPIFLPSDSETDWLLAKLFIKSSDLLEHQAVYHLMSTHFLAEVFAIATFRCFPEIHPLYKLLIPHFRYTLNINSGARNNLLGPDGPLTISSLGYEGIKELMRRGLSRMTYSSLCLPENIAARGLQSIPNFYYRDDGLKLWNIINSFVKYIVEHYYPSDSDVCKDTELQEWINEIFTHGFLGNKLSGFPASFNTVEEVIKFITMVIFTVSVQHAAVNNGQFDYSSWAPCGSGLLHKPAPTTKGQSSMTTLLETLPNIGETVKFAGMLWVLSHKYTNVVLLGQYPEERFDEPTPKQMIKEFQAELSYLSEEITARNSRLEVPYTYLNPTEIENSVTI is encoded by the exons ATGGCGGAGTACAAGCTAGAGGTGACAACCGGTGACATGAAACACGCAGGGACAATGGACAATATATACATCACCCTGTTTGGAACAGAAGGGCAGAGTGACCGAACTAAGTTGGACAACTTGGGCATCGACTTTAAATCCGGCAAG ACAGGAGCGTACACCATAAAAACCAGTATGTCACTGGGAAAGCTTCTTCTTGTCAAGGCTGAGAAAGATCCATTTTTTCTAATCTCAGAAGATGAGTGGTACTGCTCCAGAATAGTGGTGACCACTCCAGAGGGAGATGTCGTTCTCTTCCCCTGTCACAGATGGATCTCCAGGGGAGAGCTAGTGGAGCTCAGAGGAGGGCGAG CTATGAAGGTTTTTGAGGATGATCATCCTCTGCTGATTGACCACAGAAGAAATGAGCTACTAGATAAAAAGAAATTGTACCA atGGGAGATCACTGATGAAAAGCTACCACACCAcagccattttaaaaatgtgtctgaGTTTCCAGCTGAACTACGTTTCTCTGCAGCCAAATCAGATGAGATGCTTCATACCAAAAGGATGAT TGGTGCTGAACTGATCTTCAAGGGGCTCGTTGGATCTActaaacaatggaaaaacacaGATGATATAAAGAAGACCTTTTGGTTCAAAAAGACTACAATATCAG AGTATGTCATGCAACACTGGAAGGATGATGACCTTTTTGGATTCCAGTTTCTGAATGCTATAAACCCAAATGTGATCAAGAGGTGCTCAGAACTTCCCCCAAACTTTCCCGTCACAGAGGAGATGGTGAAGCCATTCCTGAGAGATGGGACCTCCTTGAAGCAGGAAATGGGG AAAGGAAATATCTTCATCTGTGACCAGAAGATCATGGATGGAATACCCACCAGGACGTATGATGGTCACCCTCTGCATGTGACAGCTGGCTTGTGTTTGTTCTACATGAACCCAGAGAACAAACTGATGCCAATTGCAATACAG CTGCATCAACAGCCTTCTGAGCAGAACCCCATCTTTCTGCCCAGTGACTCTGAGACAGACTGGCTGCTAGCCAAGCTGTTTATTAAAAGTTCAGATCTACTGGAACATCAAGCAGTCTATCACCTCATGAGCACTCACTTTCTGGCAGAGGTCTTTGCTATTGCTACTTTCCGCTGCTTCCCTGAGATTCATCCTCTCTACAAG CTACTGATCCCACACTTCCGTTACACTCTGAACATAAACAGCGGGGCTCGCAACAATCTGTTGGGACCTGATGGGCCTTTAACCATT AGTTCACTTGGATATGAGGGGATAAAAGAGCTCATGAGACGGGGTCTCTCCAGAATGACCTACAGCTCCCTCTGCCTGCCAGAGAACATCGCTGCACGAGGACTGCAGTCAATCCCCAATTTCTACTACAGAGATGATGGCCTCAAGCTGTGGAACATCATCAACAG CTTTGTTAAGTATATAGTGGAGCACTATTATCCATCAGACAGCGATGTGTGCAAGGACACCGAGCTGCAGGAATGGATCAATGAGATATTTACACACGGCTTCTTAGGAAACAAACTCTCtg GGTTTCCGGCATCCTTTAATACTGTTGAGGAGGTGATCAAGTTTATCACCATGGTGATCTTCACAGTGTCAGTTCAACATGCTGCAGTCAATAATGGACAG TTTGACTACAGTTCCTGGGCGCCCTGTGGCTCAGGCTTGCTTCACAAACCTGCTCCAACCACAAAGGGGCAGTCAAGCATGACGACATTATTGGAGACTCTTCCAAATATTGGGGAGACAGTAAAGTTTGCAGGAATGCTTTGGGTACTTTCCCACAAGTATACAAATGTG GTTCTGTTGGGTCAGTACCCTGAAGAACGATTCGATGAACCTACCCCGAAACAAATGATTAAAGAGTTTCAAGCAGAGCTGTCCTACCTCAGTGAAGAAATTACAGCAAGAAATTCTCGGCTTGAAGTACCCTACACATATCTGAACCCGACTGAAATAGAGAACAGTGTAACCATTTAG
- the LOC134642984 gene encoding F-box only protein 30-like isoform X2, with translation MEEDHVHCMSCFNQRCTVKAETGASCELITCPLVCGAVFHSCKVDEHQLMCPLMRIPCLNSGYGCPATLVRNQMYAHLEVCPAGLVCCTMEWNRWPVSCLDYTSYESLSRGVEEVEQLDMALALQDQRTLLESLKVIAMAPTAQGEPLVSVSKENRATHSTLQTCAPKASSFIQSPSPLPATHQAQPPPPGSAKEKIFSGINGLNEEHFGKLYEATVETARSLAAALDFVSSASSGETSAERVNKEAAVQKSRLSNNGDFQNGLEDETHAASDSLHKSGIKEESVCSSCLSGNGSLKETDVMIVNTANGPFLGSPEACLETTCPIEVQDNSHADDSQELLARQMAPPLHVRKPVAQRAGHIVLEDRGLFLSENHGVERNYQTFRGPSQSSFSNGQMGVTPGRSLSRLQPVMEDKAVDTSELEQDDDPMGLGEIDLITAALLFCLEESRECRRISDTVYIDGYHVNFGTQTFTFPAAILVTNTRVGDMASASACDHAAPQISYPSPFRTLRLGLVLEALEVEAVPHNRYLPPNPRYQHMFPFVCGQSFRRDQFSSHFTNVHGDIHAGLNGWMEQRCPLAYYGCTFSQRRFYPSVQGAKVIHDRHLKSFGVQLCPKAKLPGDSQSDQFSGLPIEILWHIAGFLDSFSLCQLSLVSRTMREVCASLLQTRGVVDLQWERRQSPGPHGTVSWQTKNKVWRFSTAFSPVLSWGFTDVPSMSNHLKKCHFNTVEHKNEPVPLPAMCTARDGHSLRRVLRHVNI, from the exons ATGGAAGAGGACCATGTTCACTGTATGTCCTGTTTTAACCAGAGGTGCACGGTCAAAGCTGAAACAGGAGCTTCTTGCGAGCTTATAACGTGTCCTTTGGTTTGTGGGGCTGTTTTTCACTCCTGCAAAGTGGATGAACATCAACTTATGTGCCCACTGATGAGGATTCCTTGCCTAAACAGTGGATATGGTTGCCCCGCCACCCTGGTGCGCAACCAGATGTATGCTCACCTGGAAGTGTGTCCAGCTGGACTTGTGTGCTGTACTATGGAGTGGAACAGATGGCCTGTTAGCTGCCTGGATTATACTTCCTATGAAAGCCTGAGCCGTGGTGTGGAAGAGGTGGAGCAGCTGGACATGGCACTTGCCCTTCAGGACCAGCGTACACTGCTGGAGTCCCTCAAGGTGATTGCCATGGCACCTACTGCACAAGGAGAGCCACTTGTCAGTGTTAGTAAAGAGAACAGAGCGACACACTCCACTTTACAAACATGTGCTCCTAAGGCCTCCTCATTTATTCAGTCACCTTCCCCGCTGCCAGCCACTCATCAAGCACAGCCACCCCCACCAGGCTCAGCAAAGGAGAAAATTTTCAGTGGAATTAATGGCTTGAATGAGGAGCACTTTGGTAAACTGTATGAGGCCACAGTTGAGACTGCAAGAAGCTTAGCTGCTGCTTTAGACTTTGTTAGCAGTGCCAGCTCTGGTGAAACCAGTGCAGAGCGTGTGAACAAAGaagctgctgtacagaaaaGTAGATTGAGCAACAACGGAGACTTTCAGAATGGACTGGAAGACGAAACACATGCAGCTTCAGATAGTTTGCATAAAAGCGGCATTAAGGAGGAAAGTGTTTGTTCAAGCTGTTTGAGTGGAAATGGGTCTCTAAAAGAAACAGATGTAATGATTGTGAATACAGCCAATGGACCATTTTTAGGGTCACCTGAGGCTTGTCTTGAGACGACCTGTCCCATTGAGGTTCAAGATAACTCGCATGCTGATGACTCTCAAGAATTACTTGCCCGTCAAATGGCACCTCCACTCCATGTCAGAAAGCCTGTGGCACAGAGGGCTGGTCATATCGTTCTAGAAGATAGAGGGCTCTTTCTTTCAGAAAACCATGGGGTCGAGAGAAACTACCAGACCTTTAGGGGCCCAAGCCAATCTTCATTTTCTAATGGTCAGATGGGTGTCACTCCAGGCAGGTCATTGTCTAGGTTACAACCCGTAATGGAGGACAAGGCAGTGGATACTTCAGAGCTAGAGCAGGATGACGACCCCATGGGTCTAGGAGAGATCGATCTGATCACAGCAGCCCTGCTCTTCTGTTTAGAGGAGTCTAGAGAGTGCAGAAGGATCTCTGATACAGTCTATATTGATGGTTACCATGTTAACTTTGGCACACAGACTTTCACCTTTCCTGCTGCAATCTTAGTAACTAACACCAGAGTGGGTGACATGGCCTCTGCTTCTGCCTGCGACCATGCTGCCCCACAGATCTCCTACCCCAGCCCTTTCCGTACCCTCCGCTTAGGTCTTGTCCTGGAAGCTCTGGAGGTCGAGGCAGTCCCCCATAACCGTTACCTCCCTCCTAACCCCCGCTACCAGCATATGTTCCCCTTTGTCTGTGGTCAGTCATTCCGCCGGGACCAGTTTTCATCCCATTTCACAAATGTCCACGGTGACATTCACGCTGGTCTCAATGGTTGGATGGAGCAACGCTGCCCCCTGGCATATTATGGCTGCACGTTTTCCCAAAGAAGATTTTACCCATCTGTCCAGGGGGCAAAGGTGATTCATGACAGGCACCTCAAATCCTTTGGAGTCCAGCTTTGCCCTAAAGCAAAACTTCCAGGTGACTCCCAGTCAGACCAGTTTAGTGGGCTTCCTATTGAGATACTGTGGCACATAGCTGGATTCCTGGACAGTTTCAGCTTGTGCCAGCTGTCACTGGTATCAAGGACTATGAGGGAAGTGTGTGCCAGCCTCCTTCAGACCAGGGGTGTAGTGGACCTGCAGTGGGAGCGAAGACAAAGCCCTGGTCCTCATGGCACTGTGTCATGGCAGACGAAAAATAAA GTGTGGCGATTCAGCACTGCCTTCAGCCCGGTGTTATCGTGGGGCTTCACTGATGTCCCCAGCATGTCGAACCACCTTAAGAAGTGCCACTTCAACACTGTGGAGCATAAGAACGAGCCTGTACCCCTTCCCGCCATGTGCACCGCACGGGATGGACACTCACTCCGTCGCGTCCTACGCCATGTTAACATCTGA